In a single window of the Blattabacterium cuenoti genome:
- the sufD gene encoding Fe-S cluster assembly protein SufD → MQLREKITLLINKFSYARKEDTYISYLKRKHSDSFHEKGFPSSINEEWKNTDIDSIINQDYNVISKSGKIKNIEYRKIKELTFLKKKKSLILIFIDGKYNPDLSYVHAKNIILSNIISLKENEIKNYYDKLSHQYDAFYTLNTFLSKDGAYIYIPNNIILDDPIEILHVSTGVKSKIMLNNRNLIVVGEHSYVKIIEHYKCLKKHLAFINSVSEIYAMNHSIIDYYKMQNDLEETSVVDNTFFQQKKNSKCTVYTLSFKGNFIRNNLKFYSVGEKTYSYLYGISLLSGKQFVDHHTYIKHLFSNSYSFQWYKNILCEKSRGIFNGRININESIKNINAFQKNQNILLSDEAYIYAKPQLEIYSESVKCSHGCTVGNIQESELFYLQSRGIPEKKAKILLLLSFLEEMLVSIHIFELKQFIYKKMKEKLVKHL, encoded by the coding sequence ATGCAGTTAAGAGAAAAAATAACTTTATTAATTAATAAATTTTCTTATGCAAGAAAAGAAGACACTTATATATCTTATTTGAAACGAAAACACTCTGATTCTTTCCATGAAAAAGGATTTCCTTCTTCTATAAATGAGGAATGGAAAAATACGGATATTGATTCAATTATTAATCAAGATTATAATGTTATCTCAAAAAGCGGAAAAATAAAGAATATAGAATATAGAAAAATAAAAGAATTAACTTTTCTTAAGAAAAAGAAATCTTTGATTTTGATTTTTATAGATGGGAAATACAACCCTGATCTTTCTTATGTTCATGCAAAAAATATTATTTTATCAAATATAATATCATTAAAAGAAAATGAAATTAAAAACTATTATGATAAACTATCACATCAATATGATGCTTTTTATACTTTAAATACGTTTTTATCAAAAGATGGGGCATATATTTATATTCCTAATAATATCATTTTAGATGATCCCATAGAAATATTGCATGTTTCTACAGGTGTAAAATCTAAAATTATGTTAAATAACAGAAATTTGATTGTAGTAGGGGAACATTCCTATGTTAAAATTATAGAACATTATAAATGTTTAAAAAAACATTTAGCTTTTATAAATTCTGTAAGCGAAATTTATGCTATGAATCATAGTATAATTGATTATTATAAAATGCAAAATGATTTAGAAGAAACTTCTGTAGTAGACAATACATTTTTTCAACAAAAAAAGAATAGTAAATGTACCGTTTATACTTTATCTTTTAAAGGAAATTTTATAAGAAATAATTTAAAATTTTATTCTGTAGGAGAAAAAACTTATTCTTATTTATATGGTATTTCTCTTTTGTCAGGAAAACAATTTGTAGATCATCATACTTATATAAAACATTTATTTTCAAACTCTTATAGTTTTCAATGGTATAAAAATATTTTATGTGAAAAGTCAAGAGGAATTTTTAATGGAAGAATAAATATTAATGAATCTATAAAAAACATAAATGCTTTCCAAAAAAATCAGAATATTCTTCTTTCTGATGAAGCATATATATATGCCAAACCTCAATTAGAGATTTATTCTGAATCTGTAAAATGTTCACATGGTTGTACCGTAGGTAATATTCAAGAATCTGAGTTATTTTATCTTCAATCAAGAGGAATTCCTGAAAAAAAAGCTAAGATTTTATTATTATTATCATTTTTAGAGGAAATGTTGGTTTCTATTCATATTTTTGAATTGAAACAATTTATATATAAAAAAATGAAGGAAAAATTAGTTA
- the sufC gene encoding Fe-S cluster assembly ATPase SufC, which translates to MLSIENLHASIENKKILKGINLKINIGECHVVMGPNGSGKSTLASIIAGKKEYTINEGNIYFLNQNLRNFSPEERAHLGIFLSFQHPIEIPGVSIMNFIKTAINSIREAKNINKMSAKDILLKIKEKSSLLKIEKNFFYRSLNEGFSGGEKKRNEIFQMMMLDPLLSVLDEVDSGLDIDALRIVAQGINTFRNKKNSVLIITHYKRLLDYIFSDYIIHILYNGKIIQSGDQKLAEKLEKEGYDWIVKNKV; encoded by the coding sequence ATGTTAAGTATAGAAAATTTACATGCTTCTATAGAAAATAAAAAGATTCTTAAAGGAATTAATTTAAAAATAAATATAGGAGAGTGTCATGTTGTAATGGGACCTAATGGTTCTGGAAAAAGTACTCTGGCTTCTATAATAGCAGGGAAAAAAGAGTATACAATAAATGAGGGAAATATTTATTTCTTAAATCAAAATTTAAGAAATTTTTCACCAGAAGAACGGGCTCATTTGGGAATTTTTCTTTCTTTTCAACATCCAATAGAAATCCCAGGAGTTTCTATTATGAATTTCATAAAAACAGCGATTAATTCAATTCGTGAAGCAAAAAATATAAATAAAATGTCAGCTAAAGATATTTTATTAAAAATAAAAGAAAAGTCTTCTTTATTAAAGATTGAAAAAAATTTTTTTTATCGTTCTTTGAATGAAGGTTTTTCGGGAGGAGAAAAAAAACGTAATGAAATATTTCAAATGATGATGTTAGATCCTTTATTATCTGTTTTAGATGAAGTTGATTCAGGATTAGATATAGATGCTTTACGTATAGTTGCTCAAGGAATTAATACTTTTAGAAACAAAAAAAATTCTGTTTTAATTATTACTCATTATAAAAGATTATTAGATTATATTTTTTCAGACTATATCATCCACATCCTATACAATGGAAAAATCATTCAGTCAGGAGATCAAAAATTAGCTGAAAAATTAGAAAAGGAAGGATATGATTGGATCGTGAAAAACAAAGTATAA
- the sufB gene encoding Fe-S cluster assembly protein SufB gives MKKNNKILENFAKSEYKYGFYTPIESDKIPVGLNENIIRKITEKKKEPKWMLNWRLESFQIWKKMIPPKWGNIKYKIPDFQEISYYSAPKKRIDLNNLEKSDPELIDTFNKLGVPIEEKKLFSGVATDIVLDSVSLITTFQKKLKDQGIIFCSINDALKEYPDIVKKYLGSVVSKKDNFYAALNSAVFSDGSFCYIPKGVRCPMELSTYFRINENNTGQFERTLIVADKESYVSYLEGCTAPQRKENQLHAAVVEIIALEDSEIKYSTVQNWFPGNKKGEGGVFNFVTKRGLCEKGAKISWIQVETGSSITWKYPSCILKGDFSMGQFYSLALTKDFQQADTGTKMIHIGKHTKSVIISKGISAGKAQNSYRGLVKITSQAVHSRNFSQCDSLLIGNQCGAHTFPYIHVYNSNSKVEHEATTSKIGENQIFYCNQRGINTEKAISLIVYGFSNEILKKLPMEFAVEAKKLLEISLEGSVG, from the coding sequence ATGAAAAAAAATAATAAAATTCTTGAAAATTTTGCTAAATCTGAATATAAATACGGATTTTATACTCCAATAGAATCAGATAAAATTCCAGTAGGTTTAAATGAGAATATTATTCGTAAAATAACAGAAAAAAAAAAGGAACCTAAATGGATGTTGAATTGGAGATTAGAATCTTTTCAGATATGGAAAAAAATGATACCCCCAAAATGGGGGAATATTAAATATAAAATTCCAGATTTTCAAGAAATAAGTTATTATTCTGCTCCAAAAAAAAGAATAGATTTAAATAATTTGGAAAAATCAGATCCAGAATTAATAGATACGTTCAATAAATTAGGAGTTCCTATAGAAGAAAAAAAACTCTTTTCAGGAGTAGCTACAGATATAGTATTAGACTCCGTTTCTTTAATCACTACATTTCAGAAAAAATTGAAAGATCAAGGCATAATATTTTGTTCAATCAACGATGCTTTGAAGGAATATCCCGATATTGTAAAAAAATATTTAGGTTCAGTCGTTTCAAAAAAAGATAATTTTTATGCAGCTTTAAATTCAGCTGTATTTTCAGATGGATCTTTCTGTTATATTCCAAAAGGAGTACGTTGTCCTATGGAATTATCTACATACTTTCGTATTAATGAAAATAATACAGGTCAATTTGAAAGGACCTTAATTGTTGCAGATAAAGAATCCTACGTAAGTTATTTGGAAGGGTGTACCGCTCCACAAAGAAAAGAGAATCAATTACATGCAGCTGTTGTAGAAATTATAGCTTTGGAAGATTCTGAAATCAAATATTCCACCGTTCAAAATTGGTTTCCTGGAAATAAAAAAGGAGAAGGAGGTGTTTTTAATTTTGTAACAAAACGTGGTTTATGTGAAAAAGGAGCAAAAATATCTTGGATACAAGTGGAAACTGGTTCTTCAATCACCTGGAAATATCCATCTTGTATTCTCAAAGGAGATTTTTCCATGGGGCAATTTTATTCTTTAGCTTTAACTAAAGATTTTCAACAAGCAGATACAGGGACTAAAATGATACATATAGGAAAACATACTAAAAGTGTTATTATATCGAAAGGAATATCCGCTGGAAAAGCACAAAATAGCTATAGAGGATTGGTTAAAATTACTTCTCAAGCTGTTCATTCACGTAATTTTTCTCAATGCGATTCTTTATTAATTGGAAATCAATGTGGGGCACATACTTTTCCATATATTCATGTATATAATTCTAATTCTAAAGTTGAACATGAAGCAACAACTTCAAAAATTGGAGAGAATCAAATTTTTTATTGTAATCAAAGAGGAATAAATACAGAAAAAGCAATTTCTTTAATTGTATATGGTTTTAGTAATGAAATTTTGAAAAAGCTTCCCATGGAATTTGCTGTAGAAGCTAAAAAACTTTTAGAAATTTCTTTAGAAGGATCTGTAGGATAA
- a CDS encoding HesB/IscA family protein — translation MVFISEKAKNQLISLMEREGLTHDVSFVRFGVKTGGCTGMSYELTFDQKKQEGDQLFQHKEMKILVDQNSIPYLEGTTLEYSDELNGKGFYFNNPKAKHTCGCGKSFSS, via the coding sequence ATGGTTTTTATATCTGAAAAAGCTAAAAATCAATTAATTTCTCTTATGGAAAGAGAAGGTCTTACACATGATGTTTCTTTCGTTAGATTTGGAGTAAAAACTGGAGGGTGTACAGGGATGTCTTATGAACTTACTTTTGATCAAAAAAAACAAGAAGGGGATCAACTTTTTCAACATAAAGAAATGAAAATACTTGTAGATCAAAATAGCATTCCTTATTTGGAAGGAACAACCTTAGAATATTCAGATGAATTAAATGGAAAAGGATTTTATTTTAATAATCCTAAAGCAAAACATACTTGTGGTTGCGGGAAAAGTTTTTCATCATAA
- a CDS encoding DUF192 domain-containing protein, producing the protein MKKINIFFYLIIIIICFFINSSERIYYNSDIFFDIGNLLEIEFLKDGELYLKNNNDIIKKIEIELAHRDTEKRNGLKYRTLLKENRGMLFILTNQEEYRQINMRDVRIPLDIVYINQLDTVVFVNKYVSPMKDIDTINLPSTIKYILEINAGMSDKWRIKEGLTKITWFLK; encoded by the coding sequence ATGAAAAAAATAAACATTTTTTTTTATTTGATAATAATAATAATATGTTTTTTTATAAACTCTTCTGAAAGAATTTATTATAATTCAGATATATTTTTCGATATTGGAAATCTACTAGAAATAGAATTTCTGAAAGATGGAGAACTATATTTAAAAAATAATAATGATATCATAAAAAAAATAGAAATTGAATTAGCACACAGGGACACAGAAAAAAGAAATGGATTAAAATATAGGACCCTTCTAAAAGAAAATAGAGGTATGTTATTTATCTTGACAAATCAAGAAGAGTATAGACAAATCAATATGAGGGATGTACGTATTCCTTTAGATATTGTATATATAAATCAATTGGATACTGTTGTTTTTGTGAATAAATATGTGAGTCCTATGAAAGATATAGATACAATAAATTTACCTTCAACAATAAAATATATATTAGAAATTAATGCTGGTATGTCTGATAAATGGAGGATAAAAGAAGGATTAACAAAAATTACTTGGTTTTTGAAATGA
- the lgt gene encoding prolipoprotein diacylglyceryl transferase — translation MKILAYINWNPVHKFSLWKGFFIHIYSLMFVISFLLGWYIMKYIYKNDDIHKKYLDPLFIYTFFGTLVGARLGQVLFYDFSYFSNHWIEILLPIRENKHNFLLGFIKGYEFIGYRGLSSHGATIGIILSNFFYCKKILQEKSFIWLCDRLCIPVSISAVFIRIGNFFNSEIVGKPCNEKLPWAVKFVQMDTEYGEIIPRHPTQIYESISYLIIFLLLWYLYNKIGAKNYDGFLSGIFFILLWSVRFLVEFMKEPQGEEFINFLSINTGQWLSIPFIIFGFLLINLSKIKKYFFSL, via the coding sequence ATGAAAATATTAGCATATATTAATTGGAATCCTGTTCATAAATTCAGTTTATGGAAAGGTTTTTTTATTCATATTTATAGTCTAATGTTTGTTATTTCTTTTTTACTAGGATGGTATATCATGAAATATATTTATAAAAACGATGATATACATAAAAAATATTTGGATCCCTTATTCATATACACTTTTTTTGGTACTCTTGTAGGTGCGAGATTAGGACAAGTTTTATTTTATGATTTTTCATATTTTTCAAACCATTGGATTGAAATTTTACTTCCTATAAGAGAAAATAAGCATAATTTTTTATTAGGATTTATAAAAGGTTATGAATTTATTGGTTATAGAGGTTTATCTAGTCATGGTGCAACTATAGGAATTATTTTATCTAATTTTTTTTACTGTAAAAAAATATTACAGGAAAAATCTTTTATTTGGTTATGTGATAGACTATGTATTCCCGTGTCAATATCTGCTGTTTTTATTAGAATAGGAAATTTTTTTAATTCTGAAATAGTAGGAAAACCATGTAATGAAAAATTGCCTTGGGCAGTAAAATTTGTACAAATGGATACAGAATATGGAGAAATAATCCCTAGGCATCCTACACAAATTTATGAATCTATTAGTTATCTAATAATTTTTTTATTGCTTTGGTATTTATATAATAAAATAGGAGCAAAAAATTACGATGGGTTTTTATCTGGAATTTTTTTTATTTTACTTTGGTCTGTACGTTTTTTGGTCGAATTCATGAAAGAACCACAAGGAGAAGAGTTTATAAACTTTTTATCTATAAATACAGGACAATGGCTCAGTATTCCCTTTATTATTTTTGGATTTTTACTTATTAATCTATCAAAAATTAAAAAATACTTTTTTTCATTATGA
- the yidD gene encoding membrane protein insertion efficiency factor YidD produces MKIILINIIILYQIGISPWIGNNCRYIPTCSNYMIISLKKWNIFKAIYISIKRIIRCNPWGSSGYDPVK; encoded by the coding sequence ATGAAAATTATATTGATAAATATTATCATATTATATCAAATAGGAATATCTCCATGGATAGGAAATAATTGTAGATATATACCAACTTGTTCAAATTATATGATTATTTCATTGAAAAAATGGAATATTTTTAAAGCTATTTACATAAGTATAAAAAGAATCATCAGATGTAATCCTTGGGGTTCATCGGGTTATGATCCTGTAAAATAA
- a CDS encoding aconitate hydratase, whose product MVFDLDIIRNFYSNFPDRIEKIRNVIDHPMTYSEKILYSHLGKNIETNSINFIKKSYMNFLPDRIVMQDATAQMSLLQFMQTQKTKTFVPTSVHCDHLISAEYGSNLDLKNAIAKNEEIYNFLKSASHKYGIDFWGPGSGIIHQVFLENYAFPGGMIIGTDSHTPNAGGLGMLAIGIGGSDAAEVMSGSFLELKFPKIIGVNLIGKINGWTSPKDVILKLSGMIGVSGATNHIIEYFGEGTDSISCAGKATICNMGAEIGATASLFPYDVQMQYFLNKNGRSKISTMAEKIKYFLKADPEVYQKPCNFYDKVIKIDLNILEPYINGPFTPDKAIPISQMKKEAAKNNWPTQIEVGLIGSCTNSSYEDLSKAISIIQQARKKKLKIQSEYMVSPGSKKVYSLMKESRFLSIFKDIGGKIFSNACGPCIGQWVRKENKKNVKNTIIHSFNRNFSSRNDGNPKTHAFIASPEIVTALVFSGNLTFDPRKDMLKNEIGEYVKFEVPKSMEIPNKNFSLEELGFESFSKKENKKNLSVIIKKNSERLQVLSPFLAWDENHLFNVRLLMKTKGKCTTDHISMAGPWLKYRGHLEKISENLLMGAINAFNHEKNKIKNLITGNYETVYNVAKFYKSKNIQSLIVGEDNYGEGSSREHAAMEPRFLGVRVVLVKSFSRIHETNLKKQGILALTFLNSDDYYKIQEEDIFHFYIKNICSGKNIKVELIHKNGNKEKIIVNHSYNEKHIQWFKAGSSLNFIKNQI is encoded by the coding sequence ATGGTTTTTGATCTTGATATCATTCGAAATTTTTATTCAAATTTTCCGGATCGAATTGAAAAAATTCGAAATGTGATAGATCATCCTATGACTTATTCGGAAAAAATTTTGTATTCTCATTTAGGTAAAAATATAGAAACTAATTCTATAAATTTTATAAAAAAATCTTATATGAATTTTTTACCCGATCGGATTGTGATGCAAGATGCTACAGCTCAAATGAGCTTACTTCAATTTATGCAAACTCAAAAAACTAAAACGTTTGTTCCCACTTCTGTTCATTGTGATCATCTTATATCTGCTGAATATGGATCTAATTTAGATTTAAAAAATGCGATAGCTAAAAATGAAGAAATATATAATTTTTTGAAATCAGCATCTCATAAATATGGAATAGATTTTTGGGGACCTGGATCGGGAATCATTCATCAGGTTTTTTTAGAAAACTACGCATTTCCTGGAGGTATGATTATAGGAACAGATTCTCATACTCCTAATGCTGGAGGTTTGGGAATGTTAGCGATAGGGATTGGAGGATCTGATGCAGCTGAAGTAATGTCTGGATCATTTTTAGAATTGAAATTTCCTAAAATAATTGGAGTAAATTTAATAGGTAAAATTAATGGATGGACTTCTCCTAAAGATGTGATATTGAAATTATCTGGCATGATTGGAGTATCAGGAGCTACAAATCATATTATTGAATATTTTGGAGAAGGAACGGATAGTATTTCTTGTGCTGGAAAAGCTACCATATGTAATATGGGTGCAGAAATAGGTGCTACAGCATCCTTGTTCCCTTATGATGTTCAAATGCAATATTTTTTGAATAAAAATGGGAGAAGTAAAATTTCAACCATGGCAGAAAAAATAAAATACTTTTTGAAAGCGGATCCAGAAGTTTATCAAAAACCATGTAACTTTTATGATAAAGTAATAAAAATAGATTTAAATATTTTAGAACCATATATTAATGGTCCTTTTACTCCAGATAAAGCTATACCTATTTCTCAAATGAAAAAGGAAGCAGCTAAAAATAATTGGCCAACTCAAATTGAGGTTGGACTAATTGGTTCATGCACTAATTCTTCTTATGAAGATTTATCAAAAGCAATATCAATAATTCAACAAGCAAGAAAGAAAAAATTGAAAATTCAATCAGAATATATGGTATCTCCAGGATCCAAAAAAGTTTATTCTCTTATGAAAGAGAGTAGATTTTTATCTATTTTTAAGGACATTGGAGGGAAAATTTTTTCTAATGCTTGTGGTCCTTGTATTGGACAATGGGTTAGAAAGGAAAATAAAAAAAACGTAAAAAATACAATTATTCACAGTTTTAATAGAAATTTTTCATCTCGCAATGATGGAAATCCAAAAACACATGCTTTTATAGCTTCTCCAGAAATTGTCACAGCTTTAGTTTTTTCTGGAAATTTGACTTTTGATCCTAGAAAAGATATGTTAAAAAATGAAATAGGTGAGTATGTAAAATTTGAGGTTCCTAAATCAATGGAAATTCCTAATAAAAATTTTAGTCTAGAAGAATTAGGCTTTGAAAGTTTTTCAAAAAAAGAAAATAAAAAAAATTTATCTGTTATTATAAAAAAAAATTCTGAAAGATTACAAGTTCTATCTCCATTTTTAGCATGGGATGAAAATCATTTGTTTAATGTTAGGCTTTTGATGAAAACTAAAGGAAAATGTACTACAGATCATATTTCAATGGCTGGTCCATGGTTAAAATATCGAGGACATCTTGAAAAGATATCTGAAAATTTATTAATGGGTGCTATAAATGCTTTTAATCATGAAAAGAATAAGATAAAAAATCTTATAACAGGAAATTATGAAACGGTTTATAATGTTGCTAAATTTTATAAATCAAAAAATATACAATCTCTTATTGTAGGAGAGGATAATTATGGAGAAGGTTCTTCAAGAGAACATGCAGCTATGGAACCTCGTTTTTTAGGAGTTCGTGTAGTGCTTGTTAAATCTTTTTCTAGAATACACGAAACTAATTTGAAAAAACAAGGAATTTTAGCTTTAACTTTTTTAAATTCTGATGATTATTACAAAATTCAAGAAGAAGATATATTTCACTTTTATATAAAAAATATATGTTCTGGTAAAAATATAAAAGTAGAGTTAATTCATAAAAATGGAAATAAAGAAAAAATTATAGTTAATCATTCTTATAATGAAAAGCATATTCAATGGTTCAAAGCAGGTTCTTCCTTAAATTTTATAAAAAATCAAATATAG
- a CDS encoding alpha/beta fold hydrolase, which produces MILNSKIYGLGPPILVLHGLFGNGENWISFAKEFKKFYQIHLLDIRNHGKSFFSDKMNYDIISEDILKYINYYGLNHPILLGHSMGGRAVIKFSIKYPVIPKKVIIVDISPKAYLNTDQEKLIHILKKVDFNIINTRKDLDSFLKTWISDIKIRSFFSKCTQRKKNGKLRFSFSLLNIEKNYSFLIHKEIKNGLYHGPTLFLRGEFSNYIIPEDYNSIRKLFPKFKICTVKKSDHWVHIDNPIDFYKKISIFLNKT; this is translated from the coding sequence ATGATACTAAATTCTAAGATTTATGGGTTAGGTCCCCCTATTTTAGTTCTTCATGGTTTGTTTGGAAATGGAGAAAATTGGATTTCTTTTGCTAAAGAATTTAAAAAATTTTATCAGATTCATTTATTGGATATAAGAAATCATGGAAAGAGTTTTTTTTCAGATAAAATGAATTATGATATCATATCGGAAGATATATTAAAATATATTAATTATTATGGATTAAATCATCCTATATTATTAGGACATTCTATGGGAGGAAGGGCCGTTATTAAATTTTCTATAAAATATCCTGTTATTCCAAAAAAAGTTATAATTGTGGATATTAGCCCTAAAGCTTATCTTAATACAGATCAAGAAAAATTAATTCATATTTTAAAAAAAGTAGATTTCAATATTATTAACACTAGAAAAGATCTTGACTCTTTTTTAAAAACATGGATTTCTGATATAAAAATCAGATCGTTTTTCTCTAAATGTACTCAAAGAAAAAAAAATGGGAAACTACGTTTTTCTTTTTCTTTATTAAACATTGAAAAAAATTATAGTTTTTTAATTCATAAAGAAATAAAAAATGGTTTGTATCATGGTCCTACATTGTTCTTACGAGGAGAATTTTCTAATTATATTATTCCTGAAGATTATAATTCTATACGTAAATTATTTCCAAAATTTAAAATTTGTACGGTAAAAAAATCTGATCATTGGGTTCATATAGATAACCCTATTGATTTTTATAAAAAAATCAGTATTTTCTTAAATAAAACATAA
- a CDS encoding pyridoxine 5'-phosphate synthase, with protein MVKLSVNLNKIATLRNARGGNTPNVLQVAIDVQKFGSQGVTIHPRPDERHITYKDVYEISSVITTELNIEGNPTDQFMKLVLDVKPTQVTLVPDSEDAITSNSGWNTFLYQDFLTDKIKKLKDCGIRTSVFLDPKPELVSSVAKTGADRIELYTGYFAIEYALKKWNCIYPYVHTAKAAMNHHMLVNAGHDLNLDNISFLIEKIPNISEVSIGHALINESIYMGLENTIQSYLKKIDKVSIRK; from the coding sequence ATGGTAAAATTAAGTGTAAATTTAAATAAAATAGCTACATTGCGAAATGCAAGAGGAGGGAATACACCTAATGTTTTACAGGTAGCAATAGATGTTCAAAAATTTGGATCTCAAGGGGTTACAATACATCCACGTCCTGATGAAAGACATATAACATATAAGGATGTTTATGAGATTAGTTCTGTTATTACAACAGAATTGAATATTGAAGGAAATCCTACAGATCAATTTATGAAATTAGTATTAGATGTTAAACCAACACAAGTCACTTTAGTTCCTGATTCTGAAGATGCAATAACATCAAATTCTGGATGGAATACTTTTTTATATCAAGATTTTTTGACTGATAAAATTAAAAAATTAAAAGATTGTGGAATTCGTACTTCCGTTTTTTTAGATCCAAAACCGGAATTGGTTTCATCTGTTGCTAAAACGGGAGCTGATAGAATAGAATTATATACTGGATATTTCGCTATAGAATATGCATTAAAAAAATGGAATTGTATCTATCCTTATGTTCATACAGCAAAAGCTGCCATGAATCATCATATGTTAGTAAATGCTGGACATGACTTGAATTTAGATAATATTTCTTTTCTAATTGAAAAAATACCAAATATATCAGAAGTATCAATTGGACATGCTTTAATTAACGAATCTATATATATGGGATTGGAAAATACAATACAAAGTTATTTAAAAAAAATTGACAAAGTAAGTATAAGGAAATGA